A genomic stretch from Centroberyx gerrardi isolate f3 chromosome 10, fCenGer3.hap1.cur.20231027, whole genome shotgun sequence includes:
- the poglut2 gene encoding protein O-glucosyltransferase 2 codes for MSPRPFSWLLLLYCLGLFRHELGALAGSVPSAAKTLVWGPGLEPNIVLPARFFFIQAVDSSGRNFTASPGEKTFEVKIESPVEQFTRIWVQVLDRQDGSFLVRYRMYASYTDLHIHVLLNDKHVAKSPFILKGPVYHEGCDCPQPSGSVWQDNMHCPASFPQIDSDLALYPRVDPERNAQEIPQRFGQRQSLCHYTVKDNKVYIKTLGEHVGFRIFMDALLLSLSRKVRLPDLEFFVNLGDWPLEKRRPTEKLHPIFSWCGSNNTRDIVMPTYDLTESVLETMGRVSLDMMSVQANTGPPWSEKNATAFWRGRDSRKERLELVKLARAHPDMVDAAFTNFFFFKHDESLYGPLVKHVSFFDFFKYKYQINIDGTVAAYRLPYLLAGDSVVLKQDSSYYEHFYNQLRPWEHYIPIRADLGDLLEKIQWARDHDEEVRKIAAAGQQFARNHLMGDRIFCYYYKLFQEYAKLQVTEPKVHEDMTLVEQPSDDLFPCSCHRTRAKDEL; via the exons ATGTCCCCGAGACCGTTTTCGTGGTTGCTGCTACTATATTGTCTGGGACTGTTCAGACATGAATTGGGGGCTCTGGCCGGGTCGGTACCCAGTGCTGCAAAAACTTTGGTATGGGGACCCGGACTGGAGCCAAACATCGTCCTTCCAGCTCGCTTTTTCTTCATACAGGCAGTGGACAGCTCAGGGAGAAA TTTTACAGCATCACCTGGTGAGAAGACTTTTGAAGTGAAGATTGAGTCTCCAGTGGAGCAGTTCACCAGAATCTGGGTCCAGGTCCTGGACCGCCAGGATGGTTCCTTCCTGGTTCGTTACAGGATGTACGCCAGCTACACTGACCTTCACATCCACGTTCTGCTCAACGACAAGCATGTCGCCAAGTCTCCATTCATTCTCAAAG GCCCAGTCTACCATGAGGGCTGTGACTGTCCCCAGCCGAGTGGTTCAGTATGGCAGGACAACATGCACTGTCCTGCCTCCTTCCCCCAGATAGACAGTGACCTGGCCCTCTACCCCAGAGTCGACCCGGAGCGCAACGCCCAGGAGATCCCACAGCGCTTTGGACAGCGACAGAGTCTCTGCCACTACACCGTCAAAGACAACAAG GTCTACATTAAGACGTTGGGAGAGCATGTAGGTTTTAGAATCTTCATGGATGCCCTCCTCCTGTCACTCAGTAGAAAG GTTCGTCTCCCCGATTTAGAGTTTTTTGTTAACCTGGGCGACTGGCCGCTGGAGAAGAGGAGGCCCACGGAGAAGCTCCACCCTATTTTCTCCTGGTGTGGTTCCAACAATACCCGAGACATCGTCATGCCCACCTATGACCTGACTGAGTCTGTCCTTGAGACCATGGGAAG AGTAAGCCTGGACATGATGTCGGTGCAGGCCAACACGGGGCCGCCGTGGTCAGAGAAGAACGCCACAGCCTTCTGGAGGGGCCGGGACAGCCGTAAGGAGCGTCTGGAGCTGGTCAAGCTGGCAAGGGCTCACCCTGACATGGTGGACGCCGCCTTCAcgaacttcttcttctttaaacACGACGAGAGTCTCTACGGGCCACTGGTCAAGCACGTCTCTTTCTTTGACTTCTTCAAG TACAAGTACCAAATCAACATCGACGGCACCGTGGCGGCGTATCGACTGCCTTACCTGTTGGCAGGAGACAGCGTCGTCTTAAAGCAGGACTCCAGCTATTATGAACATTTTTACAACCAGCTCAGGCCCTGGGAGCACTACATCCCCATCAGGGCCGACCTGGGAGACCTGCTGGAAAAGATCCAGTGGGCCCGCGACcatgatgaagag GTGAGGAAAATTGCAGCAGCAGGTCAGCAGTTTGCCCGCAATCACCTCATGGGAGACAGAATATTTTGTTACTACTACAAACTTTTCCAG GAGTATGCCAAACTCCAGGTCACAGAGCCCAAGGTTCATGAGGACATGACGCTTGTAGAACAACCCAGTGATGACCTGTTCCCATGTTCCTGCCACAGGACGAGG gcCAAGGATGAACTCTGA